A window from Suncus etruscus isolate mSunEtr1 chromosome 18, mSunEtr1.pri.cur, whole genome shotgun sequence encodes these proteins:
- the KCNK17 gene encoding potassium channel subfamily K member 17 translates to METQKTPYFQEVHSKEAERPLGVLPADLSALLPHQAMAGQKPGPCSSSETRDTGAVRPRMLRARVEGRTRCSSLPDTVLLLLIYLAYLALGTSVFCVLEGPAARNSSHKFRQDKWELLRNFTCLDDSALDSLIREVIKAYKSGDIALGNTTTSMGRWEFVGSFFFSVSTITTIGYGNLSPHTMAARLFCIFFALVGIPLNLVVLNQLGRLMKRGVHGCARRLGKTWKDPTKARWLAGSGALISGLLLFLLLPPLLFSCMEGWNYVESFYFAFMTLSTVGFGDYVIGMDPSRTYPLWYKNTVSLWILFGMAWLALIIQLILSLLESPRRPCSCYHHGFMEDIKPQSWRQGSKEKAEPHSSQPGCCPEGSLGVLQHPEPSAQAAGCGRNS, encoded by the exons ATGGAAACCCAGAAGACCCCATATTTCCAGGAAGTCCATTCCAAGGAGGCTGAGAGGCCTTTGGGAGTGCTCCCTGCAGACCTGTCCGCTCTCCTGCCACATCAGGCCATGGCAGGCCAGAAA CCAGGTCCTTGCTCTTCGTCTGAGACCCGGGACACCGGCGCCGTCCGGCCCAGGATGCTCAGGGCCCGAGTTGAGGGCCGCACGCGGTGCTCCTCGCTGCCAGACACGGTGCTGCTGCTGCTCATCTACCTGGCCTACCTGGCGCTGGGCACCAGCGTGTTCTGCGTGCTGGAAGGTCCCGCGGCCAGAAACTCGAGCCACAAATTCAGGCAGGACAAGTGGGAGCTGCTGCGGAACTTCACGTGTCTCGATGACTCGGCGTTGGATTCGCTGATCCGG GAGGTCATCAAAGCGTACAAAAGTGGGGACATCGCCCTCGGCAACACCACCACCAGCATGGGACGCTGGGAGTTTGTGGgctccttcttcttctctgtGTCCACCATCACCACCATTG GCTACGGCAATCTGAGCCCCCACACCATGGCTGCCCGGCTCTTCTGTATCTTCTTCGCTCTGGTGGGAATCCCCCTCAACCTCGTGGTACTCAACCAGCTGGGCCGTCTCATGAAGCGAGGGGTGCATGGCTGTGCCCGCAGGCTGGGAAAGACCTGGAAG GACCCAACCAAGGCCCGGTGGCTGGCAGGCTCCGGTGCCCTCATCTCAGGCCTCCTGCTCTTCCTTCTCCTGCCGCCATTGCTCTTCTCCTGCATGGAGGGCTGGAACTACGTGGAGAGTTTCTACTTTGCCTTCATGACACTCAGCACTGTGGGCTTCGGGGACTATGTGATTG GGATGGATCCCTCACGGACATACCCACTATGGTACAAGAACACGGTGTCTCTCTGGATCCTCTTTGGGATGGCATGGCTGGCTCTCATCATCCAACTGATCCTGTCCCTTCTCGAGAGTCCCAGGAGGCCCTGTTCATGCTATCACCATGGCTTTATGGAGGACATCAAGCCCCAAAGCTGGAGACAGGGGTCAAAGGAGAAGGCAGAGCCTCATTCCTCACAGCCAGGCTGCTGTCCAGAGGGGTCTCTAGGAGTCTTGCAGCATCCAGAACCTTCTGCTCAGGCTGCTGGCTGTGGAAGGAACAGCTAA